One region of Synechocystis sp. PCC 6714 genomic DNA includes:
- a CDS encoding ATP-binding protein has product MDYEGEGLSEQPESWPTGGLGDGDEWDEQELAPPAGEACYRQPEMEGLLHSLYSARSVLVTSGEGMGKTYLVRQVWERLLADGVTCAYFEPATPKTLLTEIADMAGVDIKNLEGRSKTVEVLKQELIQWFSVNRAVLIFDDAHYLEVKFRLWLKKLKDVGVPILLAATNPPRTDLFIYVPRIELKPLAEYQIRDLMEKEAIALGSDLRPHQIAKLQSRAGGNPMLAKRAIEEGFLGIQNEAGDHGRYFDITPLLLLVGIVFICYRFIGLGTGNQSLYILAGIGGAIFLGVARLSYYLPKESRRISN; this is encoded by the coding sequence ATGGATTACGAAGGCGAAGGCTTATCAGAGCAACCAGAATCATGGCCAACTGGCGGCCTAGGGGATGGGGACGAGTGGGATGAACAGGAGCTGGCCCCACCGGCCGGGGAAGCCTGTTATCGGCAACCGGAGATGGAAGGTCTGCTCCATTCCCTTTATTCCGCTCGGTCGGTGTTAGTGACATCGGGGGAAGGCATGGGCAAAACCTACTTGGTGCGCCAGGTGTGGGAACGGTTGTTAGCGGATGGGGTGACCTGCGCTTACTTTGAACCGGCAACTCCCAAGACCTTACTAACGGAGATCGCCGACATGGCCGGGGTCGATATCAAAAATCTGGAAGGACGGAGCAAAACGGTGGAAGTGCTTAAGCAAGAGTTAATCCAGTGGTTCAGCGTTAATCGGGCGGTGTTGATCTTTGACGATGCCCATTACCTGGAAGTGAAGTTTCGGCTTTGGCTCAAGAAGCTCAAGGATGTGGGGGTTCCCATTCTGTTGGCCGCCACCAATCCTCCTAGGACTGACCTGTTTATCTATGTCCCCCGCATTGAACTCAAACCCCTAGCGGAATACCAGATCCGGGACTTGATGGAAAAAGAAGCCATTGCCCTGGGGTCAGATTTAAGGCCCCACCAAATTGCCAAACTCCAGAGCCGAGCTGGGGGTAATCCCATGTTGGCTAAGCGGGCCATCGAGGAGGGTTTTTTGGGCATCCAAAACGAAGCTGGGGATCATGGCAGATACTTTGACATCACCCCCTTACTGCTCCTGGTGGGCATTGTCTTTATCTGCTATCGCTTCATTGGTTTGGGCACTGGTAATCAATCCCTCTATATCTTGGCGGGCATTGGGGGAGCGATTTTCCTTGGGGTAGCCCGACTTTCCTATTACTTGCCCAAGGAATCACGGAGGATTAGCAACTGA
- a CDS encoding HNH endonuclease, which produces MKDSRYPPNWSQIALDKKQSVSWVCERCGAQCLKPWEGKGLLKEERYRLRMAVHHCDYDPSNNSPSNLMALCSPCHLHYHRRQRVKHFHPRFGETVQKPTGEVTDIQGMDDY; this is translated from the coding sequence ATGAAAGATAGCCGTTATCCCCCCAATTGGAGTCAGATCGCCCTCGACAAAAAGCAGTCCGTTAGTTGGGTCTGTGAACGGTGTGGGGCGCAATGTCTCAAGCCTTGGGAGGGGAAGGGTCTGCTGAAGGAAGAACGGTATAGGCTCAGGATGGCGGTGCATCACTGCGATTATGATCCAAGTAATAACTCCCCTAGCAATTTGATGGCCCTATGCTCTCCCTGCCATCTTCACTACCACCGCAGGCAACGGGTAAAACATTTCCACCCCCGATTTGGTGAAACAGTCCAGAAACCAACCGGCGAAGTAACCGATATTCAGGGCATGGACGATTACTAA